CCATTTAAGAATTTAGGTTTTATAATAATAGATGAGGAACATGAAGGAAGTTATAAATCAGACAGCAATCCCAAATATAATGTTAGAGAAATAGGGGAAATGAAATGCAGTCAATATGAGTGTAAAATGATACTAGGTTCAGCTACCCCTTCCGTAGAGACTTATTATAGATGTAAAAGGGGAGAAATTGAACTTATAACTATAGAAAATAGAGTAAATGGAATAAAAATGCCTGAAGTGGAAATTGTTGATATGAGAGAGGAACTTTTAAATAATAACAAGTCCATGTTTAGTAGAGCTTTGTATGAGGCTATTTGTGATAGACTGATAAAAAAGGAACAAATAATATTATTTTTAAATAGAAGAGGATATTCCACTTTTGTATCCTGTAGAAAATGTGGGTATGTTTTTAAATGTAATAATTGTGATATATCCTTTACCTATCACTATGATAAAAAAAAGCTCATGTGTCACTACTGTGGAAGTGTAAGTGATATACCAAAGATGTGTCCTAAATGTTTTAGTAAATATGTAAAGTATTTTGGGCTTGGAACAGAGAAAGTAGAACAGGAAATAAAAAAATTGTTTCCAGAGGCGAATATACTTAGAATGGATTTTGATACCACAAGAAGTAAAAATTCTTATGAGAATATTTATAACAGATTCAAAAATAAACAAGCAGATATATTAATAGGTACTCAAATGGTAGCTAAGGGTTTGGACTTTAAAGATGTGACTCTTGTAGGTGTTATAGCAGCGGATGTGTCTATTAATCTACCAGACTTTAGAGCAGCAGAAAGGACTTATGAGCTTATAACTCAAGTTTCAGGAAGAGCTGGAAGAGGGGAAAAGTCAGGAAAAGTAATTGTTCAAACTTATAATCCTGAAAATTATAGTATAAGATGTGCAGCTAGTAATGATTATAAGAGTTTTTACCAGGAAGAAATCAGTATAAGGGAAAATATGGAATATCCACCTTTTGTAGATTTACTTCTTATAAATATGAGTAGTAAAAATGAAAATTTATTAATAAAAAATATACAAAATGTTGGCATATTTTTAAAAAATATGTGGGAAAAGAATGATAAAATTACACTACTAGGTCCTTGTCCCTGCCAAATATCAAAGATAAAGGAATTATACAGATGGCAGATAATATTAAAGGGACAAATAAGAAGAGATGATGCAAAAAATATTAGAAAAACAGTTTATCATTTGTTGAAACATGTTTATAATGATATAAGAGTTAGTATAGATATGAATCCAAATAATATGTTGTAGGTATAGAGTTGTTAAATTTAGATGAATTCATATAAAGAAAGGAGTTGAATAAACTGCACAATATTTATAAAATTTTTACATTTTGTAAATATTTTCATGCGGTAAAATATATGGCTTTGAGAAATGTTATAAAATATGGGGATGAGCTTCTTAGAAAAAAAAGCAGAAAAATAGATGTTATAAATAATAGAATACTTACACTGCTTGATGATATGGAAGAAACTTTGTATAAAGAATGTGGAGTAGGACTTGCAGCACCACAGGTAGGAGTTTTGAAAAGGGCTGTAGTAATAGATATAGGTGAAGGTATATTTAAACTTATAAACCCTGAAATTATATATTCTGAAGGAAGTTATATAGATGTGGAAGGATGCTTGAGTATACCAGAAATCCAGGGAGAGGTAAAAAGGCCAAAGAAAGTAAAAGTAAAGGCTTTAAATGAAAAAGGAGAAGAAGTAATAATAGAAGGAGAAGATTTGCTAGCTAGGGCATTTTGTCATGAAATAGATCATTTAGATGGGATACTGTTTGTAGATAAGATGATAAAAAAATAGGGAGGAAATAAGTATATGGATATAGTTTTCATGGGCACTCCTGATTTTTCAGTACCTTCTTTGAAGAGATTAGTGGAGGAATTTCAGGTTAGAGCTGTAGTTACACAACCGGATAGACCAAAGGGTAGAGGCAGAAAAATGACTTTTTCCCCAGTTAAAGAAGAGGCTCTAAAGTATAATATACCGGTGTATCAGCCTACAAAATTGAAAGATGATAGAGAGATAATAGATGCTTTAAAAAAAATAAAACCAGAATTTATAGTTGTGATTGCCTATGGAC
This genomic interval from Clostridium kluyveri contains the following:
- the priA gene encoding primosomal protein N', with the protein product MYIYAGVIVNNSFIKLDKIFTYKIPEKLKNRVEIGFRVKVPFGRGNKKLDGFIVRLYGKEQEQIEIKEIIDICDDFSLFTKKDLELIENMREKYLCTYLECIKVFIPPGIFKGIKNKKKNLIFIGRKLEEKFNKEPYKSIYELIKKNNGLYTKNFISKNYNISMSSLNTMIKYGFLLSDEKIINRYNTVQYESYSKKKLNKEQQNAVDKIISSNKKIFLIHGVTGSGKTEIYMHIVEKALEENKESLVLVPEIVLTPQMVERFKGRFGKDISVVHSKLSEGERYDEWMRVKQGKVKVAIGARSAIFLPFKNLGFIIIDEEHEGSYKSDSNPKYNVREIGEMKCSQYECKMILGSATPSVETYYRCKRGEIELITIENRVNGIKMPEVEIVDMREELLNNNKSMFSRALYEAICDRLIKKEQIILFLNRRGYSTFVSCRKCGYVFKCNNCDISFTYHYDKKKLMCHYCGSVSDIPKMCPKCFSKYVKYFGLGTEKVEQEIKKLFPEANILRMDFDTTRSKNSYENIYNRFKNKQADILIGTQMVAKGLDFKDVTLVGVIAADVSINLPDFRAAERTYELITQVSGRAGRGEKSGKVIVQTYNPENYSIRCAASNDYKSFYQEEISIRENMEYPPFVDLLLINMSSKNENLLIKNIQNVGIFLKNMWEKNDKITLLGPCPCQISKIKELYRWQIILKGQIRRDDAKNIRKTVYHLLKHVYNDIRVSIDMNPNNML
- the def gene encoding peptide deformylase codes for the protein MALRNVIKYGDELLRKKSRKIDVINNRILTLLDDMEETLYKECGVGLAAPQVGVLKRAVVIDIGEGIFKLINPEIIYSEGSYIDVEGCLSIPEIQGEVKRPKKVKVKALNEKGEEVIIEGEDLLARAFCHEIDHLDGILFVDKMIKK